From the Desulfovibrio sp. JY genome, one window contains:
- the hypE gene encoding hydrogenase expression/formation protein HypE yields the protein MDKVLLDYGSGGRASQRIINDLFFRHLGNDILARMDDAAVLSVKGPIAMSTDSFVVDPVFFPGGDIGSLAVHGTVNDVSMMGARPLYLTCGFILEEGLPMADLERIVASMGEAARKAGVRIVAGDTKVVPKGAADKIFINTAGIGEIQVDPAPSGHRAAVGDAVLISGSMGDHGLAILSTREGLSFDAPVVSDSASLAGMVSRLLEGLPDVHVLRDPTRGGLATTLNEIAGQSGVGIELDENTIPVDPAVTGGCAVLGLDPLYLANEGKCICIVPGADAEAALQVLRSDPLGGKAAIIGRVVSDHPGKVAMITPLGGKRLLGMLEGEQLPRIC from the coding sequence ATGGATAAGGTATTGCTCGACTACGGCAGCGGGGGGCGGGCCTCGCAGCGCATCATCAACGACTTGTTCTTCCGCCATCTCGGCAACGACATCCTGGCCCGCATGGACGACGCCGCCGTACTTTCCGTCAAAGGCCCCATCGCCATGAGCACGGACAGCTTCGTGGTCGATCCGGTTTTTTTCCCGGGCGGCGACATCGGCTCACTGGCCGTGCACGGCACGGTCAACGACGTGTCCATGATGGGCGCGCGACCGCTTTATCTGACCTGCGGCTTCATCCTCGAAGAAGGCCTGCCCATGGCCGATCTCGAACGCATCGTGGCCTCCATGGGCGAGGCGGCCCGCAAGGCCGGGGTGCGCATCGTGGCCGGCGACACCAAGGTCGTGCCCAAGGGCGCGGCGGACAAGATCTTCATCAACACGGCCGGCATTGGCGAAATTCAGGTCGATCCGGCCCCGAGCGGCCACCGGGCCGCCGTCGGCGACGCGGTGCTGATTTCCGGCTCCATGGGCGATCATGGCCTGGCCATCCTGTCCACCCGCGAGGGGCTGTCCTTCGATGCGCCGGTGGTCAGCGACAGCGCCTCCCTGGCCGGAATGGTGTCCCGGTTGCTCGAAGGACTGCCGGACGTGCACGTGCTGCGCGACCCGACGCGCGGCGGGCTGGCCACCACGTTAAACGAGATCGCCGGCCAGTCCGGGGTCGGCATCGAGCTGGACGAGAACACCATCCCCGTGGACCCGGCCGTGACCGGCGGCTGCGCCGTGCTCGGGCTCGATCCCCTGTACCTGGCCAACGAGGGCAAGTGCATCTGCATCGTGCCCGGGGCCGATGCCGAGGCGGCCTTGCAGGTGCTGCGGTCCGATCCCCTGGGCGGAAAAGCGGCCATCATCGGCCGGGTCGTGTCCGACCATCCCGGCAAGGTGGCCATGATTACGCCGCTTGGCGGGAAAAGGCTTCTCGGCATGCTCGAAGGCGAGCAACTGCCCCGTATCTGCTGA
- a CDS encoding chemotaxis response regulator protein-glutamate methylesterase yields the protein MKNTIKVLVVDDSALVRQTLTDILSSDPEIEVIGAAVDPYAAVKRMEIEAPDVITLDIEMPRMDGLTFLRKIMTQHPIPVVICSTLTESGSETTLKAMEYGATDIILKPKLGTRQFLEESRIRVVDAVKAAARAKMKRLLPVSTMKVAPKLSADVVLPGPVGKAMFQTTEKVVAVGASTGGTEALREFLEAMPQNCPGIAIVQHMPEQFTAAFAKRLDGICRITVKEAADNDTILRGQALIAPGNRHMLLKRSGARYYVEIKDGPLVRRHRPSVDVLFRSAARYAGKNAVGVIMTGMGDDGATGMQEMHDAGAYTIAQDEASCVVFGMPQEAIKLGGVDKVMSLGAIAGEVVRACAG from the coding sequence GTGAAAAACACCATCAAAGTTCTCGTGGTGGACGATTCCGCGCTTGTCCGTCAGACGCTCACCGATATCCTGTCCTCGGATCCCGAAATTGAAGTCATCGGCGCGGCCGTCGATCCCTATGCCGCGGTCAAGCGCATGGAGATAGAGGCTCCGGACGTCATCACCCTCGATATCGAGATGCCGCGCATGGATGGCCTGACCTTTCTGCGCAAGATCATGACCCAGCACCCCATTCCGGTGGTCATCTGCTCGACGTTGACCGAATCCGGCTCGGAAACGACGCTCAAGGCCATGGAATACGGGGCCACGGATATCATCCTCAAGCCCAAGCTCGGCACCCGGCAATTTCTCGAGGAGTCGCGCATCCGGGTGGTGGACGCGGTCAAGGCGGCGGCCCGGGCCAAGATGAAAAGGCTCTTGCCCGTAAGCACGATGAAGGTCGCGCCCAAGCTCTCCGCCGATGTCGTGCTGCCGGGGCCGGTGGGGAAGGCCATGTTTCAGACCACCGAAAAGGTTGTTGCCGTGGGCGCTTCCACCGGCGGCACCGAGGCCTTGCGCGAATTCCTCGAAGCCATGCCCCAGAACTGTCCGGGCATCGCCATCGTCCAGCATATGCCCGAGCAGTTCACGGCCGCCTTTGCCAAACGGCTGGACGGGATCTGCCGCATCACGGTCAAGGAAGCGGCCGACAACGACACGATCTTGCGCGGCCAGGCGCTCATCGCCCCGGGCAACCGTCATATGCTGCTCAAGCGCAGCGGCGCGCGCTATTACGTCGAAATCAAGGACGGCCCGTTGGTGCGCCGCCATCGGCCGAGCGTTGACGTGCTTTTCCGTTCCGCCGCCCGCTACGCCGGGAAAAATGCCGTGGGCGTCATCATGACCGGCATGGGCGACGACGGGGCCACCGGTATGCAGGAGATGCACGACGCCGGGGCCTATACCATCGCCCAGGACGAGGCCTCCTGCGTGGTCTTCGGCATGCCCCAGGAAGCCATCAAGCTCGGTGGCGTGGACAAGGTCATGTCCCTCGGCGCCATCGCCGGCGAAGTGGTTCGCGCCTGCGCCGGGTAG
- a CDS encoding chemotaxis protein CheR yields MAAVGVQTRASGLVAMTEKEFKKLSEFIHTEVGIKLPPSKKVMVEARLQKRLRTLGMSGYHDYYDFLFSPRGLDEELVHLIDVITTNTTEFFREPRHFEVLTQDVLPTWRAAYGPSRPFRLWSAGCSTGEEPYTLSIVLSEFALRTPGFRYAIMATDISTRVLAMAKNGVYPEERLAKMSLDFKRRYFLRSKDRSKKLVRLMPELRRGIDFRRLNFMQPFSFPEPLDTIFCRNVMIYFDRTTQEQLLQKFCTQLRRDGFLFIGHSESLTGMDLPLRQHAPTVYKKI; encoded by the coding sequence ATGGCGGCTGTCGGCGTTCAGACCAGGGCCAGCGGCCTTGTGGCCATGACGGAGAAGGAATTCAAGAAGCTTAGCGAGTTCATCCATACCGAAGTCGGCATCAAGCTGCCGCCGTCCAAAAAGGTCATGGTCGAGGCCAGGCTGCAAAAGCGCCTGCGCACCCTCGGCATGTCCGGGTACCACGACTATTACGATTTCCTGTTCAGCCCCAGGGGGCTGGACGAGGAACTCGTGCACTTGATCGACGTCATCACCACCAATACCACGGAGTTTTTTCGTGAGCCGCGCCATTTCGAGGTCCTGACCCAGGACGTCCTGCCTACCTGGCGCGCCGCCTATGGCCCCTCGCGTCCGTTTCGCCTGTGGAGCGCCGGCTGCTCCACAGGCGAGGAACCCTACACGCTTTCCATCGTGTTGTCGGAATTCGCCCTGCGTACCCCGGGCTTCCGCTACGCCATCATGGCCACGGACATTTCGACCAGGGTGCTGGCCATGGCCAAAAATGGCGTCTATCCCGAGGAACGGCTGGCCAAGATGTCCCTGGATTTCAAGCGCCGCTATTTCCTGCGCAGCAAGGACCGGTCGAAAAAGCTCGTGCGCCTGATGCCCGAATTGCGCCGGGGCATCGACTTCAGACGCTTGAACTTCATGCAACCCTTTAGCTTTCCGGAACCCCTCGACACCATATTTTGCCGCAACGTCATGATCTATTTCGATCGGACGACCCAGGAGCAGTTGCTGCAGAAATTCTGCACCCAACTGCGTCGGGACGGGTTCCTTTTTATAGGCCATTCCGAGAGCCTCACCGGAATGGACTTGCCCTTGCGCCAGCACGCTCCAACGGTATATAAAAAGATTTAG
- a CDS encoding chemotaxis protein CheW, which yields MAEAASSNDNQYLTFTLERELFALDIGSVREVLELVNITRVPRTPEYIRGVINLRGRAVPVVDLKLKFGMGATERTVNTCIIIVEVALDGESTVLGALADSVQEVYEMETGQIEPAPRMGTPIRGEFIRGIGKSGEKFIIILDINKVFTSLELAGLTQSLGEVAAENGEA from the coding sequence ATGGCCGAGGCCGCAAGCTCAAACGACAACCAATACCTCACCTTCACCCTGGAACGGGAGCTCTTCGCCCTGGATATCGGCTCGGTGCGCGAGGTCCTGGAGCTGGTCAACATCACCCGCGTGCCGCGTACCCCGGAGTACATCCGTGGCGTGATCAATCTGCGCGGCCGGGCTGTGCCGGTGGTGGATCTCAAGCTCAAGTTCGGCATGGGCGCCACCGAACGCACGGTCAATACTTGCATCATCATCGTGGAGGTCGCTCTTGACGGCGAGTCCACGGTGCTCGGGGCCCTGGCCGACTCGGTCCAGGAAGTCTACGAGATGGAAACCGGGCAGATCGAGCCGGCTCCGCGCATGGGCACCCCGATCAGGGGCGAGTTCATCCGGGGCATCGGCAAATCCGGCGAGAAATTCATCATCATTCTCGACATCAACAAGGTTTTCACTTCCCTGGAACTGGCCGGGCTGACCCAGAGTCTCGGCGAAGTGGCCGCGGAAAACGGGGAGGCCTGA
- a CDS encoding chemotaxis protein CheA — MNTQEDAHRAAYLEEARELLADLEASLLELERTPDDADLLHKIFRALHTIKGSGSMFGFDDIAAFTHDVESVFDRVRNGLLAVNGRLLDLSLRACDHIKSLLSSEDEDAATLDADGREILEGFRAFGGETAKPATEAPQAEPAAQASPAAVMRIFRLRFQPHAGMLASGNNPLHLLEDVAALGDCRLYVHVENIPPLDGLDPEACLAWWDCVIRTTSDAAALTDVFVFAEDDCELSVEVLDDGCAVNGEQVHCRLGDILVARGDITPEDLAEALSSQRRLGDILKDKGVVSNGQVASALSEQAAVRELAVKHHERAEKTSSIRVAADKLDALVDLVGELVIVQAQIRQAVEERGDPLLRSLAEHLERLGDSLRDSTLSIRMLPIGATFGKFRRLVRDLTAELGKEIELVTTGEETELDKTVIERLGDPLVHLLRNSIDHGIESPEARAAAGKPATGVIRLGAAHAGGEVVITVADDGAGLDAAAIRTRAEERGLVPPGLEMTPKELYNLIFLPGFSTAKAVTSISGRGVGMDVVKRAIETLRGVVEIDSEPGRGTTITVRLPLTLAIIDGLQVQVGAQYYVLPLASVGECLEMAREPGNGGEAGMLNMRGEVVPCLRLRDLFAIDGAPPDIEPIVVVAVDGIRVGLAVDRVIGEHQTVIKSLGPLYRDIGEFSGATIRGDGRLALILDVAALVRRAESSEIRRPATV; from the coding sequence ATGAACACGCAGGAAGATGCCCACCGCGCCGCCTACCTGGAAGAAGCCCGGGAACTGCTTGCCGATCTGGAAGCATCGCTTCTGGAACTCGAGCGCACCCCGGACGACGCCGATCTGCTGCACAAAATTTTTCGCGCCCTGCATACCATCAAGGGCTCCGGGTCCATGTTCGGCTTCGACGACATCGCGGCCTTCACCCACGACGTGGAATCGGTTTTCGACCGCGTCCGAAACGGCCTGCTCGCGGTCAACGGCCGGCTGCTCGACCTGTCGCTGCGCGCCTGCGACCACATCAAAAGCCTGCTTTCCTCTGAAGACGAGGATGCGGCAACCCTTGACGCCGATGGGCGGGAAATCCTTGAGGGGTTTCGAGCCTTTGGCGGTGAAACGGCCAAGCCTGCCACCGAAGCGCCCCAGGCCGAGCCCGCTGCCCAGGCGTCCCCCGCCGCGGTGATGCGCATTTTCCGGCTGCGTTTCCAGCCCCATGCCGGCATGCTGGCCTCGGGCAACAATCCGCTGCACCTGCTCGAGGACGTCGCCGCTTTGGGCGATTGCCGCCTGTACGTCCATGTCGAGAATATCCCCCCCCTTGACGGTCTGGACCCGGAGGCCTGCCTGGCCTGGTGGGACTGCGTCATCCGCACCACGTCCGATGCGGCGGCCCTGACGGACGTGTTCGTGTTCGCCGAGGACGACTGCGAGCTTTCCGTGGAAGTCCTTGATGACGGTTGCGCCGTGAACGGGGAGCAGGTCCATTGCCGCCTGGGCGACATCCTGGTCGCCCGTGGCGACATCACCCCCGAGGATTTGGCCGAGGCGCTCTCCAGCCAGCGCCGCCTGGGCGACATTCTCAAAGACAAGGGGGTCGTCAGCAACGGGCAGGTGGCCTCGGCGCTGTCCGAGCAGGCCGCCGTGCGCGAGCTGGCCGTCAAGCATCATGAGCGCGCCGAAAAGACCTCGAGCATTCGCGTCGCCGCCGACAAGCTCGACGCCCTGGTCGACCTCGTGGGCGAACTGGTCATCGTCCAGGCCCAGATCCGGCAGGCCGTGGAGGAGCGGGGCGATCCGCTGCTGCGCTCCCTGGCCGAGCACCTGGAGCGCCTGGGCGACAGTTTGCGCGATTCCACCCTTTCCATCCGCATGCTGCCCATCGGAGCCACCTTCGGCAAGTTCCGCCGCCTGGTGCGGGACCTGACCGCGGAACTCGGCAAGGAGATCGAGCTCGTGACCACGGGCGAGGAGACCGAGCTCGACAAGACGGTCATCGAGCGCCTGGGCGATCCGCTGGTCCACCTTTTGCGCAACAGCATCGACCACGGCATCGAATCGCCCGAGGCCAGGGCAGCGGCGGGCAAGCCCGCGACCGGCGTCATCCGCCTGGGCGCCGCCCATGCCGGCGGCGAGGTGGTCATCACCGTGGCCGACGACGGTGCGGGACTTGATGCCGCCGCCATCCGTACCCGGGCCGAGGAGCGGGGACTTGTTCCCCCCGGCCTGGAGATGACCCCCAAGGAACTCTACAACCTCATTTTCCTGCCCGGCTTTTCCACGGCCAAGGCCGTTACCAGCATTTCCGGCCGGGGCGTGGGCATGGACGTGGTCAAAAGGGCCATCGAAACGCTTCGCGGCGTGGTCGAAATTGATTCCGAGCCCGGCCGGGGCACGACCATCACCGTGCGTCTGCCCCTGACGCTTGCCATCATCGACGGCTTGCAGGTGCAGGTGGGCGCGCAATATTATGTCCTGCCCCTGGCTTCGGTCGGGGAGTGCCTGGAGATGGCCCGCGAGCCCGGCAACGGCGGCGAAGCCGGGATGCTCAACATGCGCGGCGAGGTCGTGCCCTGCCTGCGGCTGCGCGACCTGTTCGCCATCGACGGTGCGCCGCCCGACATCGAGCCCATCGTCGTCGTGGCCGTCGACGGGATCAGGGTCGGGCTGGCCGTGGACCGGGTGATCGGGGAACATCAGACCGTGATCAAAAGCCTGGGACCGCTGTACCGCGACATCGGGGAGTTTTCCGGGGCAACCATACGGGGGGACGGTCGCCTGGCGCTGATCCTCGACGTGGCCGCCCTGGTGCGCCGGGCCGAATCCAGCGAGATCCGCCGGCCTGCCACCGTCTGA